TCTTTCTTATCCTTCAGCTTCTCGCCCTGCTCCTCGCCTATGTAGATACGAATCTATCCCTAAGCTCGATGTATTATTACACGTTTTTATCGTCGCTCCTCTTTCTGATTTTTTTATTTATCCGGTACCAGAAGGAAACCCGATTTTACAGAGAGATGAACGACCGAGCAGTCAATCTCGATGTGACCACGATTCCCGATGCAGAAAGCCCGTTTGAAAAGATCATCGAGACGAGCGTGATCGACCAAATGGAACAGTTAAAAAAGGAATCCTCCCACAATCATTCGCTGTTAGAGCAGGAAAAAGACGACATGCTTGCCTGGATTCATGAAGTCAAAACCCCGCTCACGTCGATGCATTTGATTTTTGACCGCATCAGCGACCAGAAAACACGATCCCAGCTCACCTACGAATGGCTGCGAATTCACTTGTTGCTCGATCAGCAGTTACATAAAAAGCGAATGCCTTTTATCGAAAATGATTTATACATGGAAGAAATTCAACTGGAGCCGCTGATTTTCTCAGAATTGAAGACCCTGCAGTCGTGGTGTATTCAAAAAGGGATCGGCTTTGATATCGATTTGGAAGTGGCGTCTGTACTATCCGACAGCAAGTGGCTCGCCTTTATGCTCCGGCAGCTCCTCACCAATGGGGTTAAATACAGCGAAGCCTCTGAAATTATGGTACGCAGCTTCGAAGAAAATGGACAAACCAGGCTGGCTGTAACCGATACAGGACGCGGAATTGACGCAAGAGATCTGCCGAGGATTTTTGATAAAGGCTTTACGTCGACAATGGCTCACCACGATCATGGCGCCACAGGAATGGGGCTGTACTTAACTCACAAAGCTGCCGACTCCCTGAACATTAACATAGAGGTCGATTCTAAACTTGGAGAGGGCACGACGTTTACGCTGATATTTCCTAAGCGGAATGATTTTGTGGAAATCCGAGATCTATAGTGTGGTAAAAAGCTTGTAAAAAGCAACGATTTTTTACAAGCTTTTTTGTGTTGAACGTAGAAAAAAGCACACCTCCCCCGGAGCATGACTGATCGATATGACAAAAATGTCACTTTGTATTGGTTCATTGTTAGGTCATTGAAAGGAAAAAGAATCGAGAAATTTATACAATAAAATTAACAAATAAAGGGGGAAGCGAGATGAACATTTTAGAAGGATACAAAATTCACAAAAGCTACGGCAACAAGTTTACGAAACAGCATGTGCTGATGGGAATTGATATGAGTATAGAAAAAGGGGAATTTGTCAGCATTATGGGCGCGTCCGGTTCCGGCAAAACGACCTTGCTGAACGTCCTCTCTTCCATCGATCGTGTGAGTCACGGGACCATTACGATCAACGGAGAGGAAATTACCGGCCGCAAAGACAAACAGCTGGCGGAATTCAGAAAGCATCATCTCGGCTTTATTTTTCAAGAATACAACTTGCTCGATACCCTAACGGTGAAAGAAAATATTCTCCTGCCGTTATCGATCGCTAAAGTTTCAAAAAAAGAAGCGAACCGGAAATTCGATGCGGTAGCGGAAGAGCTGGGGATTACGGATGTCCAGGATAAATACCCAAACGAAATTTCCGGAGGTCAGAAACAGCGTACGTCTGCGGCACGCGCCTTTATCCACGAACCAAGTATTATTTTTGCGGATGAACCGACCGGAGCGCTGGATTCTAAATCCGCTTCTGACCTTCTCAATAAACTCAGTGATTTAAATGAAAAGAGAGATTCCACGATTGCGATGGTTACCCACGACCCGGTCGCCGCCAGCTACTCAAGACGCGTCATTTTTATTAAAGACGGGCAGATTTATACGCAATTACGAAAAGGCGACCAGACGCGGAACGCTTTTTTGAAAGACATTATGAAAACACAGGGCGTGCTTGGCGGGGTGCAGTATGAACATTAACCAGATCATTCTCCGCAATTTGAAAAAGAACCTGAAAAATTATTACTTATATGTATTTGCGCTGATTTTCAGTGTGGCGCTCTATTTTGCTTTTGTTACCTTGCAATATGACCCGGCCATGGATAGTAC
The Halobacillus halophilus DSM 2266 DNA segment above includes these coding regions:
- a CDS encoding sensor histidine kinase, with protein sequence MIRKFLLEKISWIGFFLILQLLALLLAYVDTNLSLSSMYYYTFLSSLLFLIFLFIRYQKETRFYREMNDRAVNLDVTTIPDAESPFEKIIETSVIDQMEQLKKESSHNHSLLEQEKDDMLAWIHEVKTPLTSMHLIFDRISDQKTRSQLTYEWLRIHLLLDQQLHKKRMPFIENDLYMEEIQLEPLIFSELKTLQSWCIQKGIGFDIDLEVASVLSDSKWLAFMLRQLLTNGVKYSEASEIMVRSFEENGQTRLAVTDTGRGIDARDLPRIFDKGFTSTMAHHDHGATGMGLYLTHKAADSLNINIEVDSKLGEGTTFTLIFPKRNDFVEIRDL
- a CDS encoding ABC transporter ATP-binding protein yields the protein MNILEGYKIHKSYGNKFTKQHVLMGIDMSIEKGEFVSIMGASGSGKTTLLNVLSSIDRVSHGTITINGEEITGRKDKQLAEFRKHHLGFIFQEYNLLDTLTVKENILLPLSIAKVSKKEANRKFDAVAEELGITDVQDKYPNEISGGQKQRTSAARAFIHEPSIIFADEPTGALDSKSASDLLNKLSDLNEKRDSTIAMVTHDPVAASYSRRVIFIKDGQIYTQLRKGDQTRNAFLKDIMKTQGVLGGVQYEH